GCCGAGGAAGTCCTGACGATCATCCCGGGCACGCTGCCCGAGGAGGAGCTGACGGCCCGGCTCGCCGCCACCGACTCCGCGGTGGTGATGAAGCTGGGACGTACGTTCCCTGCGGTGCGGCGGGCGCTGCGGCGCGCGGGGCGCCTCGACGACGCGCGGTATGTCGAGCGGGCCACCATGGAGGGCGAGCGCACGGAGCGGCTGGCCGACGTGGACCCGGAGACGGTGCCGTACTTCTCGGTGGCGGTGCTGCCGAGCCGTATCGACCAGCGGCCTCCGGAGGACCGGCCGCGGGGCGAGGGCGAGGTCGTGGTGGTGGGCACTGGTCCCGCCGGACCGCTGTGGCTGACGCCGGAGAGCCGGGGGGCGCTGGCGTCGGCCGACGACCTGGTGGGCTACACGACCTATCTGGACCGGGTGCCGGTGCGCCCCGGCCAGCGGCGGCACGGCTCCGACAACAAGGTGGAGGCCGAGCGGGCCGAGTTCGCGCTGGACCTCGCCCGGCGCGGGCGCCGGGTGGCGGTGGTCTCGGGCGGCGACCCGGGGGTCTTCGCCATGGCCACAGCGGTGCTGGAGGCGGCGTCCCAGGAGGCGTACGCGGACGTGCCGGTCCGGGTGCTGCCCGGGGTGACCGCGGCCAACGCGGCTGCGGCTCTGGCGGGCGCGCCGCTGGGGCACGACTACGCGACCATCTCGCTGTCCGACCGGCTCAAGCCCTGGGAGGTCATCGCGGGGCGGCTGCGCGCAGCGGCGGACGCGGACCTCGTACTGGCCCTGTACAACCCGGGTTCGCGCAGCCGCACATGGCAGGTGGCGAAGGCCCGTGAACTGCTGCTCGGGCACCGGGCGCCGGACACCCCTGTGGTCGTGGCACGCGATGTGGGCGGACCGGAGGAGAGCGTGACGATCGTACGGCTGGTGGACCTGGATCCGGCGGTGGTCGACATGCGGACGCTGCTGCTGGTGGGTTCCTCGCAGACGAAGGTGGTGGAGCGGGCCGTACCGGGCTCGGGCGGGCGGATCGCCTGGACGCCGCGCACCTACCCCGGGTAGCGGCCGCCCCACCAGGGGTTGCGGTACGGGCACCCCAGGGGCGCGGCGCGGGGTCCGGGGCGTTGTCAGTGCCTGCGGCTAGTCTGCCGACATCGACTGGTGCTCCACTTCCGGAGGTTGGTTCCGATGGCCTCGCGCCTCAATCCGTATCTCAGCTTCAACGGCGACGCCCGGCAGGCGATGGAGTTCTACAAGGAGGTGCTCGGCGGCACGCTGGTGATGCACACCTATGGTGAGTCCGGAGGCGGCGAGCCCGGCACACCGCAGGGCGACAACATCATGCACGCCATGCTCGAGACCCCGAGCGGCTTCACACTGATGGGCGCCGACGCCCCGCCCGGGATGCCGCACACGGCGGGCAACAACTTCTCGGTGAGCCTGAGCGGCGACGACGCCGCCGAGCTGCGCGGCTACTGGGAGAAGCTGTCCGGCGCCGGCTCGGTGGCGGTACCGCTGGAGAAGCAGATGTGGGGCGATGTGTTCGGCATGTGCACGGACCGGTTCGGCATCCCGTGGATGGTCAACATCAGCGAGGGCTGACGCACCCGTCAGACATCTCGCGGGCCCTTGGGGGAGCAACGCCCCACCACCGTCCCGGCGCGGTCGATGCACACCACGTCGACCGTGACCGGGGCGCCCCGCAGCACCCCGAGGGCCTGGTCACGGGCGGTCGCCGCCACCAGGTCGCCCAGCGGGACACCCTGCGCCGCGCACAGTTGGAGCGCGGCGAGTCCGGTGTTGGCGGACGCCACCCGCGCCGCGAGCTCCTCGTCGGCTCCGGCGGCCCCGGCCAGCTCGGCCAGGAATGCCTTGTCGACCTGGGAGCGGGCGGAGTGCAGATCGAGATGGCCTGCCGCCAGCTTCGACAGCTTGGCGAAGCCCCCGCAGACGGTCAGCCGTTCGACAGGGTGACGGCGTACGTACTTGAGCACGGCGCCCGCGAAGTCCCCCATGTCGAGCAGGGCGTCCTCGGGGAGGTCGTACAGCGAGACCACGGTCTTCTCGGACGTGGAGCCCGTGCAGCCCGCCAGGTGCGTGCGGCCCGCCGCTCGCGCCACGTCCACACCACGGCGGATCGAGTCGATCCACGCCGAGCAGGAGTACGGCACGACGATCCCCGTGGTGCCCAGGATGGACAGCCCGCCCAGGATGCCGAGGCGCGGGTTCCAGGTGGAGCGGGCGATCTCCTCGCCGTGGTCGACGGAGACGGTGACCTCGACGTCACCGGTGCCGCCGTACCGGGCGGCGACGAGCGCGATGTGCTCGCGCATCATCCGACGTGGCACGGGGTTGATCGCGGGCTCACCGACATCGAGGGGCAACCCGGGGCGGGTGACGGTGCCCACGCCGGGTCCGGCGCGGAAGACCACCCCGGAGCCCGGCGGCAGGACGCGCACGGTCGCGCGGACCAGGGCGCCGTGGGTGACGTCGGGGTCGTCCCCCGCGTCCTTCACGACTCCCGCCATGGCGCGCCCGTCCACGAGCTCCTCGGCGGCGAGTGCGAACGCCGGGGACTGGCCCTTCGGCAGCGTGATCGTCACCGGGTCGGGGAAGTCACCGGTCAGCAGCGCGGAGTACGCGGCGGTCGTGGCGGCGGTCGCACAGGCACCGGTGGTCCAGCCGGGCCGCAGACCGGTGTGCTTGAGTTGGGCGCTGCGCCCTCCCACGGGCGCGGGTTCACTCATGGAGGTCCCCCGTGCACGTCCTGATCCTCGGCGGTACGACGGAGGCGCGTGCCCTCGCCGAGTCGCTGCACGCGCGCGGGGAGCGGGTGACCACCTCGCTCGCGGGCCGTGTCGCGGCTCCCCGGCTGCCCAGGGGCGAGGTGCGGATCGGCGGATTCGGCGGGGCGGAGGGCCTCGCCGCGTGGCTGCGGCAGCAGCGGGTGGAGGTGCTCATCGACGCCACCCATCCTTTCGCCGGGACCATCAGTTTCAACGCGGCGCGAGCCGCCGGCCAGGCCCATGTTCCCCTGCTCGCGCTGCGCCGCCCCGGCTGGGTCCCCGGCGAGGGCGACGACTGGCACCCGGTGGACTCGCTCACGCAGGCAGCGGACGCGCTGCCCGGACTGGGTGAGCGGGTCTTCCTCACCACGGGGCGTATGGGCCTCGCCTCCTTCGCCCACCTGGACACCTTGTGGTTCCTGATGCGCTCGGTGGACGCCCCTGAGCCCCCGTTCCCCGCCCGGATGGAGGTGCTGCTGGACCGGGGCCCGTTCACCCTGGAGTCCGAGCGGGAGCTGCTGGACCGCCACGGCATCGACGTCCTGGTCACCAAGGACAGCGGCGCGGCGGCGACGGCCCCCAAGCTGACCGCGGCCCGCGCGGCGGGCATCCCGGTGGTGCTGGTCCGCCGTCCACCGGCCCCCGATGGGGTGCCGGTGGCGACGACGGTGGAGGAGGCGGTGAGCCGGGTGTGTTCGGGCGGGCTCGGGTGAGAGGGCGCCGGTCGTGCGACCGGTCATGTCGCTACAGGTCCTGGCCGTACGAGTCCCGGCCCGGCCAGTCCCGGCCGGAGCGCCTGAACGCGGCGTCGCCGCACCCGGCACCGGACCTCAGCAGACGTGGCGTTCGCGGGCCGGGTCGTACAGGTGGCTGTCGCGGAACTGGGAAGCCCCCAGGGTGCGGCCCACGATGATCACCGCCGTCTTGGTGATGCCCGCCTCCTTCGTCTGCTCCGCGATGTCCTCCAGCGTGCCGCGCAGCACCACCTCGTCGGGGCGGCTCGCCATCGCGACGACCGCCGCGGGGCAGTCGGCGCCGTAGTGCGGCAGCAGCTCCGCCACGACCCGGTCGACATAGCGGGCCGCCAGGTGCAGCACGAGGAGGGCGCCGCTGCGGCCGAGGGTGGCGAGGTCCTCGCCCGGAGGCATGGGCGTGGCCTGCTGGGCGATGCGGGTAAGGATCACGGTCTGGCCGACGGTCGGCACGGTCAGTTCGCGCTTCAGCGCGGCGGCGGCCGCGGCGAAGGCGGGGACGCCGGGGACGACCTCGTACGGGATGCCCAGTGCGTCGAGCCGGCGCATCTGTTCGGCGACGGCGCTGAAGACCGAGGGGTCTCCCGAGTGCAGTCGCGCCACGTCGTGGCCCTGCTCGTGGGCGCGGACGATCTCGGCGATGATCCGGTCCAGGTCGAGCTGGGCGGTGTCGACCAGGCGGGCGTCCGGGGGGCACTCGGCCAGCAGCTCGCCGGGCACCAGGGAGCCGGCGTACAGGCAGACCCGGCAGGCGGCGAGTGTCCGTGCGCCGCGGAGCGTGATCAGGTCGGCCGCGCCGGGGCCCGCGCCGATGAAGTGGACGGTCATGAGGGTTCAGCTCCTGGCTTGGTGACGGTGACGGACCACTGGGTGACGGGCATCGCCTGGCGCCAGCCGGTGAACGTGCCGACGGGCACGGCGTGCGCCACAGCGAGTCGCACCAACTCGCCCCCGTGGCGCCGGTACCAGTCGGCGAGCAGCGCCTCGGACTCCAGCGTCACGGTGTTGGCGACCAGCCTGCCGCCCGCCGGGAGCGCGTCCCAGCAGGCTTCCAGCAGCCCGGGGGCGGTGAGCCCGCCGCCGATGAACACCGCGTCGGGGGCCGGCAGCCCGGCCAGCCCGGAGGGCGCGGAGGCGTTGACCACCCGCAGTCCCGGCACGCCGAGCGCCTCGGCGTTGCGGCCGATACGGGTGGCCCGCACCGGGTCGCGTTCGACCGTGATCGCCCGGCAGCCGCGGTGCGTACGCATCCACTCGACGGCGATCGAGCCGGAGCCGCCGCCGATGTCCCAGAGCAGCTCCCCTGGCGCGGGCGCGAGCGCCGCCAGGGTCGCGGCGCGCACATGGCGCTTGGTGAGCTGACCGTCGTTCTCATACGCCTCGTCCGGCAGTCCGGGCGCGGCCGACAGCCGCAGCACGCCGGGCGCGCGTACGCACTCGACGGCGACGATGTTGAGCGGGTCGCCCGGCGGGTGTTCCCAGCCGTCGGCGGAGCCGCTGACCTGGGCCTCGCGCGGGGAACCCAGTTGTTCCAGCACCCGCATCCGGCTGGGTCCGTAGCCGCGTTCGCGCAGCAGCCCGGCGACGTCGGCGGGAGTCGCGGCCCCTGCGCTGAGCACCAGCAGCCGCCGCCCGTGGTGCAGTGCGGCGGCGAGCGAGGCCAGGGGTCGGCCGACCAGGGTCACGGTCTCGGTGTCTTCCAGCGGCCAGCCGAGCCGGGCGCAGGCGTACGACACGGATGAAGGATGCGGCAGTACGCGCAGGGCGTCCGCGCCGAGCTCTTCGGCGAGCGCCCGGCCGATCCCGTAGAACATCGGGTCGCCGCTGGCGAGCACCGTGATCCGGCGCCCGGCGTGCGCGGCGAGCAGTCCAGGCACGGCGGGGCGCAGCGGCGAAGGCCACGGCACGCGCTCCCCGCCGCACTCGGCGGGCAGCAGCGCGAGCTGGCGCTCGCCCCCGATCAGCACCTCGGCTTCACGCAGGGCCGCCCGGGTCGCCTCGGGAAGCCCGCCCCAGCCGTCGGCGCCGATACCGGCGACCGCGACTTCGGCGGTGGGGCGGCGCTGGTGAAGGCGGGGGCCGGGGTCGGAGCTCACGGACGGGACTCTACTGTTCCGGGCTCGGGGCTCCGTACGGGTGTTCCCACCCACACTCGGGCGAAGGCCTTTGCCGGCTGACAGGCCCGCACCGGGACCGGGTATGGGAATGTGAGGGTATGAGGGAGCCCCGACCCGGAGGGAGCGTGGCGCATGACCGCCGCGCCTGCTGACTACACCGACGGCATCGATCCCGAGCGCGCCCTGAAGTACGCCATCCAGAAGCTCAAAGGCGACCGCGCGCAGATCATCGAAGGGATCATCGAGCACGTGTCACCCAGCTGGGACCACGAACGAGTCGCGAAGCTCGTACGCCGGCAGATCGAGGACCGCGTCGACGAACTCGGCTGCGTCGAGGGCTCCGGGAATCTGGACCTGCCGGGTTCGCAGAACTGGTACATCCCCGACATCGCCGTGGTGCCGGAAGAGCTCGCCAAGAGTGGCGGCGCGCTCGTGCCCGACCAAACGCTGCTGATTGTCGAGATCACCTCGAAGTCGAACGCCGAGACCGACCGTGTCGTCAAGCGCCGCCGGTATGCCGAATACGGCGCGCCGCTCTACCTCCTCGTCGACCGGGTCGAGCACAGCGTGACCCTCTTCTCGGAGCCCGGACGCCTCGGCTACACCCGGGTCGAGGGACCGCACCCTTTCGGCACACCGTTGCGTCTGCCCGCGCCCTTCGATCTGGAACTGGACACCGACGGTCTCTGACCCTCGCCCGCGCTCACTTCCTCGCGTGCTCCCCGACGTAGAAGAGGAGCCACACGAACCCGGCGAAGAGGTGCGTCGCGAAGACGTAGACGAAGACGCGCAGGGCGACACCGCGCTCCTTCCAGCGTTCGATGTCGCTCATCGGGGCCTCCTCAAGGCAAGAGACGGGACGCTTCAGAATACGGCGGAACAGAACCGGGGCCCTGCCACCCTAGCCGACAGTTTAAAATTCAACAAACTGTCGATGCCGGACCACTGGAGGCGAACGCGATGCAGTTCGGGATCTTCACCGTCGGTGACGTCACCACCGATCCCACCAACGGCCGCACCCCGAGCGAGCACGAGCGGATCAAGGCGACGGTGACCGGGCAGTGAGCCGGCCGGGCTGCCGGCCGCCCGCCCGCCCCGGGACGCCGACGACGCGGCAGCGCCCTCGGCGTCGGAATCCCACGCCGACGCCGAACTGGCCGAGTTCGAGCGGCAGATCGCCGGACTGCGCTTCGGCTGACCGGCCGCCTCGACCGACCAGCCGCCCGCTCCCGGCTACTTGCGGTTGTACAGACGCATCGTGACCGCACCGAAGACGGTCACGAACACCGCCGACCAGCCCAGCGTCCAGCCGATCTCCGCCGCCGGCCACTCACCCGCCATCAGCTCCCGTACCGCAGTGGCGAGGTGCGTGACCGGGCTGTTGTTGACGAACGCCTGCAACCAGCCCGGCATGGTCCGCGGGTCCACGAACACATTGCTGAGGAACGTCAGCGGGAAGATCACCATCATGCTGACGCCCATCACCGACTTCTCGGTGCGCAGCAGCAGCCCGAACATCGTCCAGATCCAGGAGAAGGCGAACGAGAACAGCATCAGCAGCGCGACGCCGAGCAGCACTCCCACCGGACCGCCGTCCGGCCGGTAGCCGATGAGCATGCCGACACTGAGCATCACCACCGAGGCGATGAAGTAGCGCACGAGATCGCCCAGCAGATAGCCGACCATGGGGGCCGGCCGCCAGATCGGCAGGGTGCGGAAGCGGTCGAAGACACCCTTCTCGATGTCGGCGTTGACCGCGACGCCGGTGTACATCGTGATCATCACGACGCTCATCACCAGGATTCCCGGCAGCAGGAACTGGATGTACGCATCCGCCGAACCGGCCAGCGCCCCTCCGAAGAGGTATGTGTACATCAGCACCATCATGATCGGGAACGCGGTGACGTCGAACAGCTGCTCAGGGACATGCTTGATCTTGAGCATGGCTCGCCAGCCGAAGGTGAGCGAGGCCGAGAGCGCGCTCGGCCGAGCGGGACGCTCCCTGCCTACGAGGAGGGCGGCAAGGTCCTCGGTCCTGGGGGCGGCGAAGGTGAGGTCGTCGGAGTCCTTGGGGGCCTTGGCGGCGACGGTACTCATGCGACGGCCTCCTTGCTGCCGGTGCTGTCCGTGCCGGTGAGGGCGAGGAAGACCTCGTCCAGGCTGGGCTGGCCCAGCGCGAAGGTGTCCACCGTGATCCCCGCCCTGGCCAGCTCCGAAAGCGCTCGGGCCGCCTGCTCCGCCGCGCCCTGCTCCGTACCGTGCCCGGCGACTCTTGCCGTGAGGGCGAGCGGGTCCGGATCGAGCTGTACGGGCGCGTCGAGCGCGAGAGCGAGGATGCGCCCGGCATCCCCGCGCTGGCCGGCGTCGCGCAGTCGCAGGTGCACGGCGCCGGAGCCGACGGACGCCTTGAGCTCCCCCTTGGTGCCTTCGGCGATCACCCTGCCATGGTCGATGACGGCGATCCTGGACGCCAGATGGTCGGCCTCGTCCAGGTACTGCGTGGTCAACAGCACCGTGGTGCCCTGCGAGACGACGGCCCTGACGATGTCCCACACCTGGTTGCGGCTGCGGGGGTCGAGGCCGGTGGTCGGCTCGTCGAGGAACAGCAGGTCCGGGGTGTTGAGGAGGGACGCGGCGATGTCGATCCTGCGCCGCATACCGCCCGAGTACTGCTTCACCTGCCGTCCCGCCGCCTCGGCGAGCCCGAATGCCTCCAGCAGCTGCGCGGCCCGCTCACGGGCGGCGGCCTTGCCGTGTCCCAGCAGCCTGCCGAGCAGCAGCAGGTTCTCGGTGCCGGTGAGGTCCTCGTCCACGGAAGCGTACTGCCCGGTGAGGCTGACCCGGCTGCGTACCGCGTCCGCTTCCGTCAGCACGTCCCTGCCGAACACCCGGGCCTGCCCCCCGTCCGGTCTGAGCAGGGTGGCCAGCACCTTCACGGTGGTGGTCTTGCCCGCGCCGTTCGGCCCGAGCAGTCCGTAGACCGTCCCGGCGGGCACCCGGAGGTCGACACCGTCGACGGCCCGGTTCTCCCCGAACGTCTTCACCAGGCCCGTCGTCTCGATCGCCAGATCTGTGGTCATTCGTCGTTCCTTTGTCATTGCCGTCCCTGCGATCCCTGCGGTGGCTCGCGTGTGCCGGATACAGACCGGTGCCGCCCCGAAAACTCATCGCCGGTGGGCAGGGGAGCGACGGGGAGCGGACGAATGCCGACACTCCATCACGAGAGACACGCCGGAACCATGTCTCTCACATAACGTTACAAATGATCATGGGGGGAGCGAGTGGCCACACGCCGCGCCGAGCTTGTACGAAGGTGCGCCCCGGCGCGACGAGGCGTACGGGCGCCGGCCGGGGCCGTCTCTACGCCAGCAGCAGGAACCGACCGGTGCACAGCGTCTCGTGGTTGGCGAACAGCCCTTCCAGCCGGACCGTGCGGTCCAGGTCGGCAGCCCACTCGGCATCCGGGAGATCCGCGTACGCGTCGCATCCGACGAGACGCGCCCGGACGGCCTGGGTGAGGATCCACCGGGCCTGCTCCTGCCCGTTCGACACGCGGCCCCACATACTCCGGGCCAGGATCCACAGGTCGTCGCCCCGGGCGCTGTCCGAGCCGGTGACGGCGATGACGGCGATGTCCCCGAGGCCGCGAGGGTCGCCGGACTGGGTGGTGTACGCGACGGTGAGGTCTTCGAGGGGGAAGAGCGTGACCCGGCTGCGGGCCTTGAGCTGTGTGGTGGGCACCGGCATGTCTCCCGTTCGGTGTGGTGTGGGCGGGCCGCCCGGACGAGGACGGCCCGCCCTGGGTGGTTCGGTCAGCAGCAGGGGCCGTCACCGCAGCATGTCGGCGGGTTGGGGGCGCCGTTGCAGTCGGCGGCCGTACCCCAGAGGCGCTCGTCGACCTCGAACCCGGCGTCGCGGATCCGCCTGGTGACGTCGGCCATCAGGCCGTGGGTGCGCGTGCCGACCCCCGTGCCGTCATGCACTCGCGGGCTCACTGGCCCGCTCCGTCCCGGTCGGTCTCTGGCTGGATGCCCGACCGGGGCGGCGTCTGTGGCCCGTCTGCCGCCGCTCCCGCCGTCGGTGGGCGGCAGGCGGGAATCTCAGGGGTTGCCGACGCCGCTCATGTCCCGTCCGCGGCGGCGCAGAGGCTCTCGTAGTGGTCGCACA
This DNA window, taken from Streptomyces sp. SCSIO 30461, encodes the following:
- a CDS encoding precorrin-2 C(20)-methyltransferase, giving the protein MSAQTQGTGRLYGVGLGPGDPSLMTLRAVEVIAEADVVAYHCARHGRSIARSIVAKHLRSDHVEERLMYPITTETTDHPGGYRGALDDFYEEAAARLAAHLDAGRTVAVLAEGDPLFYGSYQHMHKRLAHRYPTEVVPGITSVSAAAARLGEPLCEAEEVLTIIPGTLPEEELTARLAATDSAVVMKLGRTFPAVRRALRRAGRLDDARYVERATMEGERTERLADVDPETVPYFSVAVLPSRIDQRPPEDRPRGEGEVVVVGTGPAGPLWLTPESRGALASADDLVGYTTYLDRVPVRPGQRRHGSDNKVEAERAEFALDLARRGRRVAVVSGGDPGVFAMATAVLEAASQEAYADVPVRVLPGVTAANAAAALAGAPLGHDYATISLSDRLKPWEVIAGRLRAAADADLVLALYNPGSRSRTWQVAKARELLLGHRAPDTPVVVARDVGGPEESVTIVRLVDLDPAVVDMRTLLLVGSSQTKVVERAVPGSGGRIAWTPRTYPG
- a CDS encoding VOC family protein; this encodes MASRLNPYLSFNGDARQAMEFYKEVLGGTLVMHTYGESGGGEPGTPQGDNIMHAMLETPSGFTLMGADAPPGMPHTAGNNFSVSLSGDDAAELRGYWEKLSGAGSVAVPLEKQMWGDVFGMCTDRFGIPWMVNISEG
- a CDS encoding cobalt-precorrin-5B (C(1))-methyltransferase, which gives rise to MSEPAPVGGRSAQLKHTGLRPGWTTGACATAATTAAYSALLTGDFPDPVTITLPKGQSPAFALAAEELVDGRAMAGVVKDAGDDPDVTHGALVRATVRVLPPGSGVVFRAGPGVGTVTRPGLPLDVGEPAINPVPRRMMREHIALVAARYGGTGDVEVTVSVDHGEEIARSTWNPRLGILGGLSILGTTGIVVPYSCSAWIDSIRRGVDVARAAGRTHLAGCTGSTSEKTVVSLYDLPEDALLDMGDFAGAVLKYVRRHPVERLTVCGGFAKLSKLAAGHLDLHSARSQVDKAFLAELAGAAGADEELAARVASANTGLAALQLCAAQGVPLGDLVAATARDQALGVLRGAPVTVDVVCIDRAGTVVGRCSPKGPRDV
- a CDS encoding cobalt-precorrin-6A reductase; this translates as MHVLILGGTTEARALAESLHARGERVTTSLAGRVAAPRLPRGEVRIGGFGGAEGLAAWLRQQRVEVLIDATHPFAGTISFNAARAAGQAHVPLLALRRPGWVPGEGDDWHPVDSLTQAADALPGLGERVFLTTGRMGLASFAHLDTLWFLMRSVDAPEPPFPARMEVLLDRGPFTLESERELLDRHGIDVLVTKDSGAAATAPKLTAARAAGIPVVLVRRPPAPDGVPVATTVEEAVSRVCSGGLG
- the cobM gene encoding precorrin-4 C(11)-methyltransferase translates to MTVHFIGAGPGAADLITLRGARTLAACRVCLYAGSLVPGELLAECPPDARLVDTAQLDLDRIIAEIVRAHEQGHDVARLHSGDPSVFSAVAEQMRRLDALGIPYEVVPGVPAFAAAAAALKRELTVPTVGQTVILTRIAQQATPMPPGEDLATLGRSGALLVLHLAARYVDRVVAELLPHYGADCPAAVVAMASRPDEVVLRGTLEDIAEQTKEAGITKTAVIIVGRTLGASQFRDSHLYDPARERHVC
- the cbiE gene encoding precorrin-6y C5,15-methyltransferase (decarboxylating) subunit CbiE, whose product is MSSDPGPRLHQRRPTAEVAVAGIGADGWGGLPEATRAALREAEVLIGGERQLALLPAECGGERVPWPSPLRPAVPGLLAAHAGRRITVLASGDPMFYGIGRALAEELGADALRVLPHPSSVSYACARLGWPLEDTETVTLVGRPLASLAAALHHGRRLLVLSAGAATPADVAGLLRERGYGPSRMRVLEQLGSPREAQVSGSADGWEHPPGDPLNIVAVECVRAPGVLRLSAAPGLPDEAYENDGQLTKRHVRAATLAALAPAPGELLWDIGGGSGSIAVEWMRTHRGCRAITVERDPVRATRIGRNAEALGVPGLRVVNASAPSGLAGLPAPDAVFIGGGLTAPGLLEACWDALPAGGRLVANTVTLESEALLADWYRRHGGELVRLAVAHAVPVGTFTGWRQAMPVTQWSVTVTKPGAEPS
- a CDS encoding Uma2 family endonuclease, which produces MTAAPADYTDGIDPERALKYAIQKLKGDRAQIIEGIIEHVSPSWDHERVAKLVRRQIEDRVDELGCVEGSGNLDLPGSQNWYIPDIAVVPEELAKSGGALVPDQTLLIVEITSKSNAETDRVVKRRRYAEYGAPLYLLVDRVEHSVTLFSEPGRLGYTRVEGPHPFGTPLRLPAPFDLELDTDGL
- a CDS encoding DUF6126 family protein, which produces MSDIERWKERGVALRVFVYVFATHLFAGFVWLLFYVGEHARK
- a CDS encoding ABC transporter permease, with translation MSTVAAKAPKDSDDLTFAAPRTEDLAALLVGRERPARPSALSASLTFGWRAMLKIKHVPEQLFDVTAFPIMMVLMYTYLFGGALAGSADAYIQFLLPGILVMSVVMITMYTGVAVNADIEKGVFDRFRTLPIWRPAPMVGYLLGDLVRYFIASVVMLSVGMLIGYRPDGGPVGVLLGVALLMLFSFAFSWIWTMFGLLLRTEKSVMGVSMMVIFPLTFLSNVFVDPRTMPGWLQAFVNNSPVTHLATAVRELMAGEWPAAEIGWTLGWSAVFVTVFGAVTMRLYNRK
- a CDS encoding ATP-binding cassette domain-containing protein; translated protein: MTTDLAIETTGLVKTFGENRAVDGVDLRVPAGTVYGLLGPNGAGKTTTVKVLATLLRPDGGQARVFGRDVLTEADAVRSRVSLTGQYASVDEDLTGTENLLLLGRLLGHGKAAARERAAQLLEAFGLAEAAGRQVKQYSGGMRRRIDIAASLLNTPDLLFLDEPTTGLDPRSRNQVWDIVRAVVSQGTTVLLTTQYLDEADHLASRIAVIDHGRVIAEGTKGELKASVGSGAVHLRLRDAGQRGDAGRILALALDAPVQLDPDPLALTARVAGHGTEQGAAEQAARALSELARAGITVDTFALGQPSLDEVFLALTGTDSTGSKEAVA